A DNA window from Nerophis lumbriciformis linkage group LG03, RoL_Nlum_v2.1, whole genome shotgun sequence contains the following coding sequences:
- the hspb8 gene encoding heat shock protein beta-8 yields the protein MAEGDFYTLGNRQRFPRDPFGESPFREQMGSRFMEDDFGMPPFPDDLSMDWPGWARPGRLSTRLGSAPFGSALRSGFPGHQQRQSAAGPSLYGGRYGEASPRSSPTTGLCSGGSTGGEPWKMCVNVHSFKADELNIKTRDGFVEVSGKHEEKQEEGGIVTKNFTKKIQIPMDVDPLTVFASLSPEGVLIIEARQTPPYYLFSNEGSQGSGEDVPGAEVTVPLAV from the exons ATGGCAGAAGGAGACTTTTACACGCTGGGCAACCGCCAGAGGTTCCCCCGGGATCCGTTCGGAGAGTCGCCCTTTCGGGAGCAGATGGGCTCCCGCTTCATGGAGGATGACTTCGGCATGCCGCCCTTCCCCGACGACCTCTCCATGGACTGGCCGGGCTGGGCTCGACCCGGCCGGCTGAGCACCCGCCTGGGCTCGGCGCCCTTCGGCAGCGCCTTACGCTCGGGCTTCCCGGGCCACCAGCAGCGGCAGTCGGCGGCGGGGCCCTCGCTCTACGGCGGCCGCTACGGCGAGGCCTCCCCGCGGAGCTCCCCGACCACCGGCCTGTGCAGCGGCGGCAGCACGGGCGGGGAGCCGTGGAAGATGTGCGTTAACGTGCACAGCTTCAAGGCGGACGAGCTCAACATCAAAACCCGAGATGGTTTTGTGGAAGTATCCG GAAAACACGAAGAGAAGCAAGAAGAAGGCGGGATCGTCACCAAGAACTTCACCAAGAAAATCCA GATCCCGATGGACGTGGACCCTCTCACGGTGTTCGCCTCGCTGTCCCCCGAGGGCGTCCTCATCATCGAAGCTCGCCAGACGCCGCCGTATTACCTCTTCAGCAACGAGGGCTCGCAGGGCTCCGGCGAGGATGTGCCGGGCGCCGAGGTCACCGTGCCCCTGGCGGTCTAA